From the Accumulibacter sp. genome, one window contains:
- a CDS encoding proton-conducting transporter transmembrane domain-containing protein, whose protein sequence is MSLVDTALAPLAAISGVVWLVPLLPLLAALLIALRLLLRGSDGDAGEPRTAAIASGAALTALLLLVLLDLAALGGELPPHPAFGDWLRIGAVPVRVSFVLDAYSLPAATLVALICCITIRFSATYLHRETGFQRFFLGLCLFLAGMLLIVLAGNAVLCFVGWELAGFSSWLLIGYAWERPSATRNALFAFVTNRIGDAGFMLGIGLAVWSVGTLEWAWLAGDGSMGRVTIRLLAAGFVVAALVKSAQLPFTPWIGRALEGPTPSSALFYGSLLVHAGVYLLCRLQGLLLQAPDLMALLAAVGLLTAAYGSLCGLVQSDVKSALVFATVAQVGLMVFCCGLGLFSLAACHAGLHACWRAYQFLLAPAYMHLVRQPARPPPRWLANWRWGYTAALQRFWIEPLASSLLTRPTLALGRDVRALDERFIDPLLGAPREDERSPASPAGDELIRGHGLAGRALFAFANRLQSLENRLLLSDGGTLGRHLRQLGHYADTVEALLEQPRYLMLMVMATFVVIL, encoded by the coding sequence ATGAGCCTGGTCGACACCGCCCTGGCGCCCCTCGCCGCGATCAGCGGCGTCGTCTGGCTGGTGCCGCTGCTGCCGCTGCTGGCAGCGCTGCTGATCGCCCTGCGCCTGCTGCTGCGCGGCAGCGACGGCGATGCCGGCGAGCCGCGGACCGCCGCCATCGCCAGCGGCGCCGCGCTGACCGCGCTACTGCTGCTCGTGCTGCTCGATCTCGCCGCCCTCGGCGGCGAGTTGCCGCCGCATCCCGCCTTCGGCGACTGGCTGCGCATTGGCGCGGTGCCCGTCCGCGTATCCTTCGTCCTCGATGCCTACAGCCTGCCGGCAGCGACGCTGGTGGCGCTGATCTGCTGCATCACGATCCGCTTCTCGGCCACCTACCTGCACCGGGAAACGGGCTTCCAGCGCTTTTTCCTCGGCCTCTGCCTGTTCCTCGCCGGCATGCTGCTGATTGTCCTCGCCGGCAATGCGGTCCTCTGCTTCGTCGGCTGGGAGCTCGCCGGTTTCAGCTCGTGGCTGCTCATCGGCTACGCCTGGGAACGTCCGTCGGCGACGCGCAACGCGCTCTTCGCCTTCGTCACCAACCGCATCGGCGATGCCGGCTTCATGCTCGGCATCGGTCTCGCGGTGTGGTCGGTGGGCACCCTCGAGTGGGCCTGGCTGGCCGGTGACGGCAGCATGGGGCGGGTCACCATCCGCCTCCTGGCGGCCGGCTTCGTCGTCGCGGCACTGGTCAAGTCGGCGCAGTTGCCGTTCACCCCCTGGATCGGCCGCGCGCTCGAAGGCCCGACTCCGTCATCGGCGCTCTTCTACGGCTCGCTGCTGGTCCACGCCGGGGTCTACCTGCTCTGCCGCCTGCAGGGCCTGCTGCTGCAGGCACCCGACCTGATGGCGCTGCTGGCGGCGGTCGGTTTGTTGACCGCCGCCTACGGCAGCCTCTGCGGGTTGGTGCAGAGCGACGTCAAGTCGGCGTTGGTCTTCGCAACCGTCGCCCAGGTCGGTCTGATGGTCTTCTGCTGCGGCCTCGGACTGTTCTCCCTGGCGGCCTGCCACGCCGGGCTGCACGCCTGCTGGCGCGCCTACCAGTTCCTGCTCGCACCGGCGTACATGCATCTCGTGCGGCAGCCGGCGCGACCGCCGCCGCGCTGGCTGGCGAACTGGCGCTGGGGCTACACGGCGGCACTGCAGCGCTTCTGGATCGAGCCCTTGGCGAGCAGCCTGCTGACGCGCCCGACCCTCGCCCTGGGCCGGGACGTGCGGGCACTCGACGAGCGCTTCATCGACCCCTTGCTCGGGGCGCCCCGCGAGGACGAGCGGTCGCCGGCGAGCCCTGCCGGCGACGAGCTGATCCGCGGCCACGGCCTCGCCGGCCGCGCACTGTTCGCTTTCGCCAATCGCCTGCAGTCGCTCGAGAACCGCCTGCTGCTCAGTGATGGCGGCACCCTCGGCAGACATCTGCGGCAGCTCGGACATTACGCCGACACCGTCGAGGCACTGCTCGAACAGCCGCGCTACCTGATGCTGATGGTCATGGCAACCTTCGTGGTGATCCTGTGA
- a CDS encoding DUF2309 domain-containing protein, with the protein MGQTAADTTTTPSAAVQRVLACLQHIGHRLPAQAPLRDFVHHNTLHAFQHLPFSDALAAAARLTGAHPWLPEERCRELFRQGRIDAGDLAAALRQLPAARAEATLFVAGGRAWQRGEVLQVALRHPVTAIPAATLRWQFAERSAGDRLQPDVAAPARQRLLAASGDEQALVAELWATACALIGDMPATPTAKPAAQLWQELHGRLGEDWTLGELLAHLSGEDASEILQPMLIRHLAAHLDEGLAAWRNPARMQGFYTAWRASAGSDWAWELEEFAGARQRIRLLPDDPLQAIVDELQRLGVDSGRWCGYLQRLAMQLPGWAGMCHRRESRPQAGAPPVSLGELLAVRLVLDRLYGERLLRQVWGLPMQLEALAAHLVEHPQELQLRHAHGNRSLPEEVLASLRPLLLAPVAGNARGWTQLAAAVAASTAGGASGEENARAAWPLFVLAQHLGLGAGELRELGPAGAQALLACATSLCDSERGLAWLLAYEHHYRQRILAALAANRGRSPARVPQAAAQFVFCMDDREEGTRRHLEEVDPAYETFGAAGFFGVPMLWQGIDDDRPTALCPVVVRPTNAVRETAPATAQAAYRLHLRRRRLRLRWQERLHQKSRRGSLLAALLTAVAAPAALLALLGRSLAPGRLGGLLERCREAFDQPLPGTLQLTADGDEASRTASAENPRQGFSEDEQAARVAGFLRSIGLTEGFAPLLVIVGHGSDSRNNPHLSAYDCGACSGRHGGPNARVLAALANRPQVRRRLAEQGIVIADDCRFIAAEHNTCDESFQWYADEPLTNEQQVAFARLRRDCDEAARLHGVERCRRFASAPASPTPQQARRHLTDRRHDLAQARPELGHATVATAFIGRRSMSRGGFFDRRAFLISYDPLPDSDGRILEATLLAAAPVGAGINLEYYFSTVNNEGYGCGSKVMHNLAGLFGVMQGSSSDLRTGLPLQMVEIHEAMRLLVIVEQTREIVGAIYQRQPPLQELIGNGWVLLAVLDPLRGDIDLFDPARGWQPWTADPADLPLPECERSRDWFAGHREPLPPALLRRPLARS; encoded by the coding sequence ATGGGCCAGACCGCTGCCGACACCACAACCACGCCGAGCGCAGCGGTGCAGCGCGTGCTGGCATGCCTGCAGCACATCGGCCACCGTCTGCCGGCGCAGGCTCCACTGCGTGACTTCGTCCATCACAACACCCTGCACGCCTTCCAGCACCTGCCGTTCAGCGACGCGCTGGCCGCCGCGGCACGCCTCACTGGCGCCCACCCCTGGCTGCCCGAGGAACGTTGCCGGGAACTCTTCCGGCAAGGACGGATCGATGCCGGCGACCTGGCGGCGGCACTGCGGCAACTGCCGGCAGCACGTGCCGAGGCGACGCTGTTCGTTGCCGGCGGCCGGGCGTGGCAGCGCGGCGAGGTGCTGCAGGTGGCATTGCGCCACCCGGTAACCGCGATCCCGGCCGCCACCCTGCGCTGGCAGTTCGCCGAGCGGTCGGCCGGTGACAGACTGCAGCCGGACGTCGCAGCGCCGGCGCGGCAACGCCTGCTCGCCGCCAGCGGCGACGAGCAGGCGCTGGTCGCCGAACTCTGGGCAACCGCGTGCGCCCTGATTGGCGACATGCCGGCGACCCCGACCGCGAAGCCGGCGGCGCAACTGTGGCAGGAACTGCACGGCCGGCTCGGTGAAGACTGGACGCTTGGCGAGCTGCTGGCCCACCTCAGCGGCGAGGATGCCAGCGAGATCCTGCAGCCGATGCTGATCCGCCATCTCGCCGCCCATCTCGACGAGGGTCTCGCCGCCTGGAGGAACCCGGCACGGATGCAAGGTTTCTACACTGCCTGGCGAGCCAGCGCCGGCAGTGACTGGGCCTGGGAACTGGAAGAGTTCGCCGGCGCCCGGCAACGGATCCGGCTGTTGCCCGACGACCCGCTGCAGGCGATCGTCGACGAACTGCAGCGTCTCGGCGTCGACAGCGGGCGCTGGTGCGGCTACCTACAAAGGCTGGCGATGCAGCTGCCGGGCTGGGCGGGCATGTGCCACCGGCGGGAGAGTCGCCCACAGGCGGGCGCGCCACCGGTCAGCCTGGGCGAGCTGCTGGCCGTGCGGCTGGTCCTCGATCGCCTTTACGGCGAGCGGCTGCTGCGCCAGGTCTGGGGACTGCCGATGCAGCTCGAGGCGCTCGCCGCCCATCTCGTCGAGCACCCGCAGGAACTTCAGTTGCGGCACGCCCATGGCAACCGCAGCCTGCCGGAAGAGGTCCTGGCCAGCCTCAGGCCGCTGCTGCTGGCACCGGTTGCCGGTAACGCCAGGGGCTGGACGCAGCTGGCCGCCGCCGTGGCCGCGTCCACCGCCGGCGGCGCAAGCGGCGAAGAGAACGCCCGCGCGGCCTGGCCGCTGTTCGTCCTCGCCCAGCACCTCGGTCTCGGCGCCGGCGAGCTGCGCGAACTGGGCCCGGCGGGCGCGCAGGCCCTGCTCGCCTGTGCCACCTCGCTGTGCGACAGCGAACGCGGCCTGGCCTGGCTGCTGGCCTACGAGCATCACTATCGGCAACGGATCCTCGCTGCCCTGGCGGCCAACCGCGGTCGCTCTCCGGCGCGCGTGCCGCAGGCGGCGGCACAGTTCGTCTTCTGCATGGACGACCGTGAGGAGGGAACCCGCCGCCACCTCGAGGAGGTCGATCCGGCCTACGAAACCTTCGGCGCCGCCGGTTTCTTCGGCGTGCCGATGCTCTGGCAGGGGATCGACGACGATCGACCGACGGCCCTCTGCCCGGTCGTCGTCCGGCCGACGAACGCGGTACGCGAGACCGCCCCGGCGACAGCCCAGGCGGCATACCGGCTGCACCTGCGGCGGCGCAGGCTGCGCCTGCGCTGGCAGGAGCGGCTGCACCAGAAGAGCCGCCGCGGCAGCCTGCTGGCGGCGCTGTTGACTGCCGTCGCCGCGCCGGCGGCACTGCTCGCACTGCTCGGCCGCAGCCTCGCGCCCGGCCGCCTCGGCGGGTTGCTCGAGCGTTGCCGCGAGGCCTTCGACCAGCCGCTGCCAGGCACACTGCAACTGACGGCCGACGGCGACGAAGCCAGCCGAACCGCCAGCGCCGAGAACCCGCGACAGGGTTTCAGCGAGGACGAGCAAGCGGCGCGCGTTGCCGGCTTCCTGCGCAGCATCGGCCTCACCGAGGGCTTTGCGCCGCTGCTGGTGATCGTCGGCCATGGTTCGGACAGTCGCAACAACCCGCATCTCAGCGCCTACGACTGTGGCGCCTGCTCCGGCCGGCACGGCGGCCCGAACGCACGCGTCCTCGCCGCCCTCGCCAACCGGCCGCAGGTGCGGCGGCGGCTGGCAGAGCAGGGGATCGTCATCGCCGACGACTGCCGCTTCATCGCCGCCGAGCACAATACCTGCGACGAGAGCTTCCAATGGTACGCAGACGAGCCGCTCACCAACGAGCAGCAGGTCGCCTTCGCCCGCCTGCGCCGCGACTGCGACGAAGCCGCCCGGCTGCATGGCGTCGAGCGCTGCCGCCGCTTCGCCTCGGCGCCCGCCAGCCCGACGCCGCAGCAGGCGCGACGGCACCTCACGGACCGCCGCCACGATCTGGCGCAGGCTCGCCCGGAGCTCGGTCACGCGACGGTCGCGACCGCCTTCATCGGTCGCCGCAGCATGAGCCGTGGCGGGTTTTTCGATCGCCGCGCCTTCCTGATTTCCTATGATCCGCTGCCCGACAGCGACGGCCGCATCCTCGAGGCGACGCTACTCGCCGCCGCGCCGGTCGGCGCCGGCATCAACCTCGAGTACTACTTCTCGACGGTCAACAACGAAGGCTACGGCTGTGGCAGCAAGGTGATGCACAATCTTGCCGGGTTGTTCGGCGTCATGCAGGGCAGCAGTTCGGATCTGCGGACCGGCCTGCCGCTGCAGATGGTCGAGATCCACGAAGCGATGCGCCTGCTGGTGATCGTCGAGCAGACGCGCGAGATCGTCGGCGCCATCTATCAGCGGCAACCACCGCTGCAGGAACTGATCGGCAACGGCTGGGTGCTGCTCGCCGTACTCGACCCGCTGCGTGGTGACATCGACCTCTTCGACCCGGCGCGCGGCTGGCAGCCGTGGACCGCCGACCCCGCCGACCTGCCGCTGCCGGAATGCGAGCGCTCGCGCGACTGGTTCGCCGGCCACCGCGAGCCGCTGCCGCCGGCGCTGCTGCGGCGTCCGCTGGCACGTTCATGA